In a genomic window of Croceibacterium sp. TMG7-5b_MA50:
- a CDS encoding cupin domain-containing protein: MMDPARLDPARFDPDAFLRDHWQRRPLVLRNPWTGWSNPLPADELAGLACEAEVESRLVTGAAGAWRMESGPLPEHRFAELTGAPWTLLVQAVDQHVPEVAALIAAFRFIPDWRIDDVMVSYATAGGGVGPHFDQYDVFLIQGAGRRRWQLGGRCDDGTPLLPHPDLRLLADFGVEEEWLLEPGDILYIPPGIAHDGVALDDECMTYSIGFRAPSRAELIEGWTDHLLDALGDDAREDDRYADPGLPRQDNPGEITPDALARLQSMATAALLDAEGFARWFGQHSTRPKYPDIDWRPERELAADDIRAAIAAGAPLVRNPAARMSFIRQGGTDLLLFVNGTCLPCTGSAATLAERLCAAGGEPVRPGTVDDAALSLLLALVNDGAAGFDAD, from the coding sequence ATGATGGACCCCGCCCGCCTCGACCCCGCCCGTTTCGACCCCGACGCCTTCCTGCGCGATCACTGGCAGCGCCGGCCTTTGGTGCTCCGCAACCCATGGACCGGCTGGAGCAACCCGCTGCCGGCAGACGAATTGGCGGGCCTCGCCTGCGAGGCGGAGGTGGAATCGCGCCTCGTCACCGGGGCGGCGGGCGCGTGGCGGATGGAGAGCGGGCCGCTGCCCGAACACCGTTTCGCCGAACTCACCGGCGCGCCCTGGACCCTGCTGGTGCAGGCGGTAGATCAGCACGTGCCGGAGGTCGCCGCCCTGATTGCGGCGTTCCGCTTCATCCCCGACTGGCGGATCGACGACGTGATGGTCAGCTACGCCACGGCCGGCGGCGGGGTCGGGCCGCATTTCGACCAGTACGACGTGTTCCTGATCCAGGGCGCGGGCCGGCGCCGGTGGCAGCTTGGCGGACGGTGCGACGATGGCACCCCGCTGCTGCCGCATCCCGATCTGCGCCTGCTCGCCGACTTCGGGGTCGAGGAGGAATGGCTGCTGGAACCCGGCGACATCCTCTACATCCCTCCCGGCATCGCGCATGACGGCGTGGCGCTGGATGACGAGTGCATGACCTATTCGATCGGCTTCCGCGCGCCATCGCGGGCGGAACTGATCGAGGGCTGGACTGACCACCTGCTGGATGCGCTGGGCGATGACGCGCGGGAGGATGACCGCTACGCCGATCCCGGCCTCCCGCGGCAGGACAATCCGGGGGAGATCACCCCCGATGCGCTCGCCCGGCTCCAGTCCATGGCGACTGCGGCACTGCTGGATGCGGAGGGCTTCGCCCGCTGGTTCGGGCAGCACAGCACGCGGCCAAAGTATCCGGACATCGACTGGCGACCCGAACGGGAGCTGGCGGCCGACGACATCCGCGCCGCCATCGCGGCCGGTGCGCCGCTGGTCCGCAACCCGGCCGCGCGGATGTCCTTCATCCGGCAGGGCGGAACGGATCTGCTGCTGTTCGTGAACGGCACCTGCCTGCCCTGCACGGGCTCCGCCGCCACGCTTGCCGAACGGCTCTGCGCTGCGGGTGGCGAGCCGGTCCGGCCGGGGACGGTGGACGATGCCGCCCTTAGCCTCTTGCTGGCGCTGGTGAACGACGGTGCGGCGGGGTTCGACGCGGACTAG
- a CDS encoding pseudouridine synthase — protein MGRLILFNKPYGVLSQFTDGSDGARATLSDFVPVPGVYPAGRLDRDSEGLLLLCDDGRLQARIADPRFKLEKTYWVQVEGEVGEEALRQLAAGVTLKDGVTRPAQVARIAAPDLWPRDPPVRYRKTVPDGWLAITIREGRNRQVRRMTAAVGHPTLRLVRWSVGPWTLADLAPGTWREVAARL, from the coding sequence ATGGGCCGGCTGATCCTGTTCAACAAGCCATATGGCGTGCTGTCGCAATTCACCGACGGCAGCGACGGGGCGCGGGCGACGCTGTCGGACTTCGTCCCGGTGCCGGGTGTCTACCCCGCCGGCCGGCTAGACCGCGACAGCGAGGGGCTGCTGCTGCTGTGCGACGATGGGCGATTGCAGGCGCGCATCGCCGATCCGCGGTTCAAGCTGGAGAAGACATACTGGGTGCAGGTGGAAGGCGAGGTCGGGGAGGAGGCGCTGCGGCAGCTTGCCGCCGGGGTGACGCTGAAGGATGGCGTGACCCGCCCGGCACAGGTCGCGCGGATTGCCGCGCCCGATCTCTGGCCGCGCGATCCGCCGGTCCGTTACCGCAAGACCGTGCCCGATGGCTGGCTGGCGATCACCATCCGCGAAGGCCGTAACCGGCAGGTCAGGCGGATGACGGCGGCGGTCGGCCATCCCACGCTGCGGCTGGTACGCTGGTCGGTCGGGCCATGGACGCTGGCCGATCTCGCCCCCGGCACCTGGCGGGAAGTCGCGGCGCGGCTCTAG
- a CDS encoding AAA family ATPase: protein MRILAIRGSNLASLAGEWALDFEQGALADAGIFAITGPTGAGKSTLLDAMSLALFDTVPRLSGAPAQGTVADLNPRDARAILRHGAAEGFAEIDFAGRDGRHYRSRWSVKRARGKADGRLQQSDLALHCLHSGERLGGKKVETKAEIVRLLGLNADQFGRAVVLAQGEFEAFIKASGDERAQLLERLTGADIYTRLGQAAFARARQEREAQAAIEARIAAQQGLSDEERTVLEGEFVAAGQAHDAAASAHAALQAIRDWHDRLAQLAALEEEAGEQHRAALTRQADAAQRRDALARRRRAYAHAPAWQHLAHSAAQQREAAAALDRLMAEEAQAGSALAVAEADHRTAHTLLADAQAAERAAAPLLEQARAADRALAAAGEQVSQAAAALAGRRQANADAQHAAGAAQRAFADAQKRLAELTDWQRDHAPLERLARQERELLGDLAVHGDSHARIMALETTQADAQAGLRHAQREREGADAMLAEAQAARAAAVEALSVAEGALPPSARMAALDDERDALLAAERCHLAATHAAGRVTEAQGMLADLAGRIDAAAALQDAGEQERSGLVAAQPALSARADEAAQAAERASLTASDAAARLRAALVDGAPCPVCGAVEHPLQALDAVLDDAVTAARDRATKLAEEREEARLRLAVLDSQLAGTARDLEEWRRQHAVAGQRHTASLSDQQGAAQALANALSAVGLADDPALPAVIASRLTTLTAERTEGAQAAEAARQARTAEREAGIAHDAARDRQARAAAAEQTARDALMQAERPLVDATAEQRRLGGALDTLLAPLGDWRAMDDAPGWLAALAAQWRTAAQEHAALTAALPGHAAASAAAGRDAANAARDLSTAEHAHAEASGHRTRLAADRAALLGGEAADAVAARIAGASANAAQAERSAAATLAEAQTRATAARTRVEEGRRTLSAAERDHVDREERLDAALAADGLTRNEVTAVAETGEAALVAEGEALAALDRAVAAAATMLDARRGDLAQHRQAAPAQDTADLPTRLADAAGALQAAETARSDLDYRLRRDDEVRAATAQLRAELSAAREAGRVWEQVDTLIGDREGKRFRNWAQGLTLDRLLDAANHRLADLKGRYQLLRGDGGDMLIEVVDIAMGGQRRGLQNLSGGERFLVSLALALGLAEMSTGRGVRIESLFIDEGFGALDSASLGQAIGVLEQLHGEGRRVGIISHVEELKERIPVKVVVTPASGGCSTLAVMVD, encoded by the coding sequence ATGCGCATCCTGGCGATCCGCGGCAGCAACCTCGCCAGTCTGGCGGGCGAGTGGGCGCTCGACTTCGAACAGGGCGCGCTGGCCGATGCCGGCATCTTCGCCATCACCGGGCCGACGGGTGCGGGCAAGTCGACCCTGCTCGACGCGATGAGCCTGGCGCTGTTCGATACGGTGCCGCGCCTGTCCGGGGCGCCGGCGCAGGGCACCGTGGCCGACCTTAACCCGCGCGATGCCCGCGCGATCCTGCGCCACGGCGCGGCGGAGGGGTTCGCGGAGATCGACTTCGCCGGGCGCGACGGTCGCCATTACCGCAGCCGGTGGAGCGTCAAGCGTGCGCGCGGCAAGGCGGACGGTCGCCTGCAGCAATCCGACCTGGCACTCCATTGCCTCCACAGTGGGGAGCGGCTGGGCGGCAAGAAGGTCGAGACCAAAGCGGAGATCGTGCGGCTGCTGGGCCTCAACGCCGACCAGTTCGGCCGCGCGGTGGTGCTGGCGCAGGGTGAGTTCGAGGCGTTCATCAAGGCGTCGGGCGACGAGCGGGCGCAATTGCTGGAGCGGCTGACCGGCGCTGACATCTACACCCGGCTGGGCCAGGCGGCGTTCGCCCGCGCGCGGCAGGAACGGGAGGCGCAGGCCGCGATCGAGGCCCGCATCGCCGCGCAGCAGGGCCTCAGCGATGAGGAACGCACCGTGCTGGAGGGCGAGTTCGTCGCCGCCGGGCAGGCGCACGATGCGGCGGCATCGGCTCACGCCGCCCTTCAGGCCATCCGCGACTGGCACGACCGGCTGGCGCAGCTCGCGGCGCTGGAGGAGGAGGCGGGGGAGCAGCATCGGGCCGCGCTGACGAGGCAGGCGGACGCGGCGCAGCGGCGGGACGCGCTAGCGCGACGCCGCCGGGCATACGCCCATGCGCCCGCCTGGCAGCATCTGGCCCACAGCGCCGCGCAGCAGCGCGAGGCGGCGGCGGCGCTGGACCGGCTGATGGCGGAGGAGGCACAGGCGGGCAGCGCGCTGGCCGTTGCAGAAGCCGATCATCGCACCGCCCATACTCTGCTGGCCGACGCGCAGGCGGCGGAGCGCGCCGCCGCGCCGCTGCTTGAACAGGCGCGCGCCGCCGATCGCGCACTGGCGGCAGCGGGCGAGCAGGTGTCGCAGGCTGCCGCCGCGCTTGCCGGCCGACGGCAGGCGAATGCCGACGCGCAGCACGCTGCCGGCGCCGCACAGCGGGCGTTCGCCGATGCCCAGAAGCGGCTGGCGGAGCTGACCGACTGGCAGCGCGACCATGCGCCGCTGGAACGCCTCGCGCGGCAGGAACGCGAATTGCTGGGCGATCTCGCCGTCCATGGCGACAGCCATGCGCGCATCATGGCGCTGGAGACCACCCAGGCGGATGCTCAAGCGGGACTGCGGCACGCGCAGCGCGAGCGCGAGGGTGCCGACGCGATGCTGGCGGAGGCGCAGGCGGCACGCGCCGCCGCCGTCGAGGCGTTGAGCGTAGCCGAGGGCGCGTTGCCGCCGTCCGCACGCATGGCCGCCCTGGATGACGAGCGCGACGCGCTGCTTGCCGCCGAACGCTGCCATCTGGCCGCAACGCACGCTGCCGGACGGGTGACGGAGGCGCAGGGCATGTTGGCTGACCTCGCCGGCCGGATCGATGCCGCCGCCGCGTTGCAGGACGCAGGGGAGCAGGAAAGGTCCGGCCTTGTTGCCGCGCAGCCGGCCTTGAGCGCGCGGGCCGATGAAGCGGCGCAGGCCGCCGAACGCGCCAGCCTCACCGCCAGCGATGCCGCCGCCCGCCTGCGCGCCGCGCTGGTGGATGGCGCGCCCTGCCCCGTCTGCGGCGCCGTCGAGCATCCGTTGCAGGCGCTCGATGCCGTGCTGGACGACGCAGTGACTGCCGCGCGGGACCGCGCGACCAAGCTGGCGGAGGAACGCGAGGAGGCGCGCCTCCGGCTGGCGGTGCTCGACAGTCAACTGGCGGGGACTGCGCGCGACCTTGAGGAATGGCGACGGCAGCACGCCGTCGCCGGGCAGCGCCACACCGCCAGCCTGTCGGACCAGCAAGGGGCAGCGCAAGCCCTTGCCAACGCGCTCTCCGCCGTGGGACTGGCGGACGATCCCGCACTGCCCGCCGTCATCGCCAGTCGCCTGACGACTCTCACCGCCGAACGGACCGAAGGCGCACAGGCGGCCGAGGCGGCACGGCAGGCCCGCACGGCCGAGCGCGAGGCAGGCATCGCCCATGATGCCGCGCGCGATCGGCAGGCGCGGGCCGCCGCTGCCGAGCAGACCGCGCGTGACGCCCTGATGCAGGCGGAGCGGCCGCTGGTGGATGCCACGGCGGAGCAGCGCCGGCTGGGCGGCGCGCTCGACACGCTGCTGGCGCCGCTGGGCGACTGGCGGGCGATGGACGATGCGCCGGGCTGGCTGGCCGCGCTGGCGGCGCAATGGCGCACTGCGGCGCAGGAACATGCCGCGCTTACCGCCGCTCTGCCCGGCCATGCCGCCGCCAGCGCGGCAGCGGGGCGCGATGCGGCCAATGCGGCGCGCGATCTGTCCACCGCCGAGCATGCCCATGCCGAGGCGAGCGGACATCGGACCCGCCTTGCCGCAGATCGTGCCGCCCTGCTGGGCGGGGAAGCGGCGGACGCAGTGGCGGCGCGCATTGCCGGCGCGAGCGCGAATGCCGCGCAGGCGGAACGGTCGGCTGCAGCGACCCTGGCCGAGGCGCAGACCCGCGCGACCGCCGCCCGGACGCGCGTGGAAGAAGGGCGGCGTACCCTGTCCGCTGCCGAGCGCGACCATGTGGACCGGGAGGAGCGGCTGGACGCCGCGCTGGCGGCGGATGGCCTGACCCGGAACGAAGTGACGGCCGTGGCCGAGACTGGTGAGGCCGCTCTCGTCGCTGAGGGCGAGGCTCTTGCCGCACTGGACCGGGCAGTTGCGGCAGCGGCGACCATGCTGGACGCGCGGCGGGGCGATCTGGCGCAGCACCGGCAGGCCGCGCCGGCGCAGGATACCGCCGACCTGCCCACCCGCCTGGCCGATGCGGCCGGCGCGTTGCAGGCGGCGGAGACGGCGCGCAGCGATCTCGATTACCGGCTGCGCCGTGATGACGAGGTACGGGCCGCCACCGCCCAGCTTCGCGCGGAGCTGTCCGCCGCGCGGGAAGCGGGCCGGGTGTGGGAACAGGTGGACACACTGATCGGCGACCGGGAAGGCAAGCGGTTCCGCAACTGGGCACAGGGGCTGACACTCGACCGGCTGCTCGATGCCGCCAATCACCGCCTGGCCGATCTGAAGGGCCGGTATCAGCTGTTGCGCGGCGATGGCGGCGACATGCTGATCGAGGTGGTCGATATCGCCATGGGCGGGCAGCGGCGGGGCCTGCAGAACCTGTCGGGCGGCGAACGCTTCCTGGTCAGTCTGGCGCTGGCGCTGGGGCTGGCGGAGATGTCCACCGGACGCGGCGTGCGGATTGAGAGCCTGTTCATCGACGAAGGCTTCGGCGCGCTCGACAGCGCCAGCCTGGGCCAGGCGATCGGCGTGCTGGAACAATTGCACGGCGAGGGGCGCCGGGTAGGCATCATCAGCCATGTGGAGGAGCTGAAGGAACGCATCCCGGTGAAGGTGGTGGTCACCCCCGCCAGCGGCGGGTGCAGCACGCTGGCGGTGATGGTGGATTGA
- a CDS encoding exonuclease SbcCD subunit D C-terminal domain-containing protein, protein MITPVRLLHTSDWHLGHELMGHGRGAEHDAFLAWLLDTLEEARADCLLVTGDIYDVANPPVAAMQRLFRFVAQARARCPRLQIVMIGGNHDSALKIDLPGALVDERVRFVGALPRTLSAPDRRPDCERICLPLANADGETAAWLAAVPFCRPGDLGPGGLPQLYAKIAADAVTRARGLPLVLSGHLHVVEGAVSELSERRIHVGGEEAQATSLFGADAAYVALGHLHRPQTIAGPGAAPIRYAGSPFPLSATERDYRHSVTLVTLHPAGAEIEELPIPRPVPFLKVPAGAAAAPLDAVIAELLALDIVAGDPETQPFLEVAVLVDGPEPRLQADVLAALQGKPVRLTRIHRLARNDSGPAALAAREQELADLTPEAVFAELHRRTHGGEPADALARAFAALVADAHGGVDA, encoded by the coding sequence ATGATCACACCGGTAAGATTGCTGCATACCTCCGACTGGCATCTCGGCCATGAACTGATGGGCCATGGCCGCGGGGCCGAACATGATGCGTTCCTGGCCTGGCTGCTCGACACGCTGGAGGAGGCGCGAGCCGATTGCCTGCTGGTGACCGGCGACATCTACGACGTCGCCAATCCACCGGTCGCCGCCATGCAGCGGCTGTTCCGCTTCGTCGCGCAGGCGCGGGCGCGGTGCCCGCGGCTGCAGATCGTGATGATCGGCGGCAATCATGACAGCGCGCTTAAGATCGACCTGCCCGGCGCCCTGGTGGACGAGCGGGTCCGCTTCGTGGGTGCGCTGCCCCGGACGCTGTCGGCGCCCGACCGGCGACCCGATTGCGAGCGCATCTGCCTGCCGCTCGCCAATGCCGATGGGGAGACGGCCGCCTGGCTCGCCGCCGTGCCGTTCTGCCGGCCGGGCGACCTTGGCCCCGGTGGCCTGCCGCAGCTTTATGCGAAGATCGCGGCCGATGCCGTGACCCGGGCCAGGGGGCTGCCACTGGTGCTGAGCGGGCATTTGCATGTGGTGGAGGGCGCCGTCTCCGAACTGTCGGAACGGCGCATCCATGTGGGTGGGGAGGAGGCGCAGGCGACCAGCCTGTTCGGCGCGGATGCCGCCTATGTCGCGCTGGGCCACCTGCATCGCCCGCAGACCATCGCCGGGCCGGGCGCAGCGCCGATCCGCTATGCCGGATCGCCCTTCCCGCTCTCCGCGACGGAGCGTGATTATCGCCATTCGGTGACGCTGGTGACGTTGCATCCGGCAGGCGCGGAGATCGAGGAGCTGCCGATCCCGCGCCCGGTGCCGTTCCTGAAGGTCCCGGCGGGCGCCGCCGCCGCCCCGCTGGACGCCGTGATCGCGGAGCTGCTGGCGCTCGACATCGTGGCGGGCGATCCCGAGACGCAGCCGTTCCTGGAGGTTGCCGTGCTGGTGGACGGGCCCGAGCCGCGCCTGCAGGCGGACGTGCTGGCAGCGCTGCAGGGCAAGCCCGTGCGCCTGACCCGCATCCATCGCCTCGCCCGCAACGACAGTGGTCCCGCCGCCCTTGCCGCGCGCGAGCAGGAGCTGGCCGACCTGACGCCGGAGGCGGTGTTCGCCGAGCTGCATCGCCGCACGCATGGCGGGGAGCCGGCAGACGCACTCGCCCGCGCCTTTGCCGCGCTGGTGGCGGACGCACATGGCGGGGTGGACGCCTGA
- a CDS encoding SIS domain-containing protein — protein MPYAERESLMLSETAEAADAVARFLARNAPALDALGQDLRAAPPPYVVTCARGSSDHAATFAKYLIETRLGRLTTPAAFSTVSLYHASITVPPGPAPLSLAISQSGRSPDLLATVERHKAAGMRIVALVNDEDSSLAALADTVLPLCAGPELSVAATKSYLATLAGIAALVAAWGADTDLRRGLAALPGQLRVAFRQDWSAAIPTLAGAPNLFVIGRGYTLPVAQEAALKLKETCGLHGEAFSAAEVRHGPMAIVGQDFPILGFAGPGPGGDDVRAVAAEFASRGARVWLADTQAPMEPGIGHLPVQFARQELAPLLMATSFYRMANALSATRGYDTDQPPFLSKVTHTR, from the coding sequence ATGCCGTACGCTGAACGTGAATCGCTGATGCTGTCCGAAACGGCGGAGGCTGCCGACGCGGTGGCGCGTTTCCTGGCGCGCAATGCCCCGGCGCTCGATGCCCTGGGGCAGGATCTCCGCGCCGCCCCGCCGCCTTACGTGGTGACCTGCGCGCGCGGTTCGTCGGATCATGCGGCGACCTTCGCCAAATACCTGATCGAGACGCGGCTCGGCCGTCTCACCACCCCGGCCGCCTTTTCGACCGTGTCGCTGTACCATGCGTCCATCACCGTGCCGCCCGGCCCGGCGCCGCTCTCGCTGGCGATCTCGCAATCCGGGCGCAGCCCCGATCTGCTGGCCACGGTGGAGCGGCACAAGGCGGCAGGGATGCGGATCGTCGCGCTGGTGAATGACGAGGATTCGTCGCTCGCCGCCCTGGCGGACACGGTGCTGCCGCTTTGCGCAGGGCCGGAACTGTCGGTCGCCGCGACGAAAAGCTACCTGGCGACGCTGGCGGGCATCGCCGCGCTGGTCGCCGCCTGGGGCGCGGATACGGACCTGCGGCGTGGCCTCGCCGCTCTGCCCGGCCAGTTGCGCGTGGCCTTCAGGCAGGACTGGTCCGCCGCGATCCCGACGCTCGCCGGGGCGCCTAACCTGTTTGTCATCGGACGCGGCTACACCCTGCCGGTCGCGCAGGAGGCCGCGTTGAAGCTGAAGGAGACCTGCGGACTCCATGGGGAGGCGTTCAGCGCGGCGGAGGTCCGCCACGGCCCGATGGCGATTGTCGGGCAGGATTTCCCCATCCTCGGCTTTGCCGGTCCCGGTCCCGGCGGCGATGACGTGCGCGCCGTGGCCGCCGAATTTGCGTCGCGCGGCGCCAGGGTCTGGCTGGCCGACACGCAGGCGCCGATGGAGCCGGGCATAGGGCACCTGCCGGTGCAGTTCGCGCGGCAGGAACTGGCGCCGTTGCTGATGGCGACCAGCTTCTACCGCATGGCCAACGCCCTGTCCGCGACGCGCGGCTACGATACCGATCAGCCGCCCTTCCTGTCCAAGGTGACGCACACGCGATGA
- the nagA gene encoding N-acetylglucosamine-6-phosphate deacetylase, which produces MTALFCTNGHVVADHGAGGDVVLTRAAIRLDGANIAAIDAAADPQPGEEVIDLAGGWLLPGFVDTQVNGGGGVLFNDAPDVDGIAAIGAAHARFGTTGFLPTLISDTPERIAIALSAVDAAIAAGVPGVLGIHVEGPFINRARNGIHPADRIRPLEPAMLDLLCAPRRGIVLLTVAPECVAPADLMRLAAAGVVLSAGHSDATYEQAMTGFTAGISGVTHLFNAMSPLTHRAPGLVGAAFDSDAVCGIIADGLHVSAPALRLAMKAIGPDRLMLVTDAMPGVGHAGDSFTLNGRTIRIVDGRCVDEHGTLAGAHLDMARALRTMADLTGADISSLSRMASGTPAHFIGLGARLGRLAPGMQADFAMLDARLQPVQTWIAGQRRA; this is translated from the coding sequence ATGACCGCCCTGTTCTGCACCAATGGCCACGTCGTGGCCGATCACGGCGCCGGTGGAGATGTCGTGCTGACACGGGCGGCCATCCGGCTGGACGGTGCGAACATCGCCGCCATTGATGCGGCCGCCGATCCGCAACCGGGGGAAGAGGTGATCGACCTTGCCGGCGGCTGGCTGCTGCCCGGCTTTGTCGATACGCAGGTAAATGGCGGCGGCGGCGTCCTGTTCAACGATGCGCCGGACGTGGATGGCATCGCCGCTATCGGCGCGGCCCATGCGCGGTTCGGCACCACCGGCTTCCTGCCCACGCTGATCAGCGACACGCCCGAACGTATCGCGATCGCGCTCAGCGCGGTGGACGCCGCCATCGCCGCCGGTGTGCCAGGCGTGCTGGGCATCCATGTCGAAGGGCCGTTCATCAACCGGGCGCGAAACGGCATCCATCCGGCCGACCGCATCCGCCCGTTGGAACCTGCCATGCTGGACCTGCTGTGCGCGCCGCGTCGGGGCATCGTGCTGCTGACGGTCGCGCCCGAATGCGTCGCCCCGGCCGATCTGATGCGGCTGGCCGCGGCGGGCGTGGTGCTGAGTGCCGGTCACAGCGATGCCACCTACGAACAGGCGATGACCGGCTTTACCGCCGGGATCAGCGGGGTGACGCACCTGTTCAACGCCATGTCGCCGCTGACCCACCGCGCGCCCGGCCTGGTCGGCGCGGCGTTCGACAGCGATGCCGTGTGCGGCATCATCGCCGACGGCCTGCATGTCTCGGCCCCGGCGCTTCGGCTGGCGATGAAGGCGATCGGCCCCGACCGGCTGATGCTGGTCACCGATGCCATGCCCGGCGTCGGCCATGCGGGCGACAGCTTCACCCTGAACGGTCGCACGATCCGCATCGTGGACGGGCGCTGTGTCGATGAACACGGCACGCTCGCCGGGGCCCACCTGGACATGGCGCGGGCGCTGCGCACCATGGCGGACCTGACGGGCGCCGATATCTCCAGCCTCAGCCGGATGGCCAGCGGCACGCCGGCCCACTTCATCGGGCTCGGGGCTCGCCTCGGCCGGCTCGCGCCGGGAATGCAGGCCGACTTCGCGATGCTGGATGCACGCTTGCAGCCGGTGCAGACCTGGATCGCCGGCCAGCGCCGGGCCTGA